Proteins found in one Kangiella sediminilitoris genomic segment:
- a CDS encoding DUF1289 domain-containing protein: MSISAKGKRSPTASPCIGTCSTVLGDEVCRGCGRTFEEVLNWHNFTDNEKKAVNFRLKMEGKLKF, encoded by the coding sequence GTGTCAATTTCGGCCAAAGGCAAACGTAGCCCCACCGCTTCACCTTGCATCGGTACCTGTAGCACGGTTCTGGGCGATGAAGTCTGCCGAGGATGCGGGAGAACCTTTGAAGAAGTACTAAACTGGCATAATTTTACCGATAACGAAAAAAAAGCAGTCAATTTTCGCCTAAAAATGGAAGGCAAATTAAAGTTCTAA
- a CDS encoding C15 family peptidase — MNNILLAAGLMLAAASSYASIDITVEEIRLYKADDVIPEIVNRYDEQAESFSSQLQETENFSAAKELTVKYAEALWDKATSDLQHTESSYDDRPLYWARLKMTKALRLRGESLGLTSKQVQQLISMVEHHSRGYNDIKFQNDSNVKILITGFDPFLLDRNIKQSNPSGVAALRLDNQRIEHDGKVIEIQSAMFPVRYQDFDDGSVETVVEPYLKNNSIDMLATISMGRENFDLEHFPGRRRSASAPDNNNLYSGGSDESPLIPKQGKELLQGPEFVEYSLPYEAMMKADGPYEINDNRKVTTLNKTFEPNTLDELKGEVAVRGGGGGYLSNEISYRTVNLGNKLGTTVPTGHIHTPRIQEYDKDVIKAIVEQIKKMLVIGVTNS; from the coding sequence ATGAACAATATTCTTCTCGCCGCCGGTTTAATGCTTGCGGCAGCCAGTTCCTATGCCTCTATCGACATTACCGTTGAAGAAATCCGCTTGTATAAAGCCGATGACGTAATCCCTGAAATCGTGAACCGCTATGATGAACAGGCAGAGTCTTTCTCTAGCCAACTTCAGGAGACCGAAAACTTTTCTGCGGCAAAAGAGCTTACCGTAAAGTATGCAGAGGCTCTATGGGATAAGGCCACTAGTGACTTACAACATACAGAGTCAAGTTATGACGATCGTCCGCTTTATTGGGCTCGGTTGAAAATGACCAAGGCCCTACGATTACGAGGAGAGTCTCTAGGTTTAACATCAAAGCAGGTTCAACAACTCATATCCATGGTTGAACACCATTCTCGTGGCTACAACGATATTAAGTTTCAAAATGACTCTAATGTTAAAATTTTAATTACAGGTTTCGACCCTTTTCTTCTGGACAGAAATATCAAGCAAAGTAATCCGTCGGGAGTTGCTGCACTGCGACTGGATAACCAACGGATCGAACATGACGGTAAAGTCATCGAAATCCAGTCAGCCATGTTCCCAGTTCGCTACCAGGACTTTGATGATGGCTCAGTTGAAACAGTTGTTGAGCCCTACCTCAAGAATAACTCAATTGATATGTTGGCGACTATCAGCATGGGACGGGAAAATTTTGATTTGGAGCACTTCCCCGGCCGACGTCGCTCAGCTTCAGCGCCAGACAACAACAATCTCTACTCAGGTGGTTCTGACGAATCCCCTCTCATTCCTAAACAGGGAAAAGAGCTTTTGCAGGGACCCGAGTTCGTTGAGTACTCGTTACCCTATGAAGCGATGATGAAAGCTGACGGGCCTTATGAAATTAATGATAACCGCAAAGTTACGACCTTAAATAAAACCTTTGAGCCAAACACTCTTGATGAGCTTAAGGGGGAAGTTGCCGTTCGTGGCGGCGGTGGCGGCTATCTGTCCAACGAAATCTCCTACCGAACCGTGAATCTTGGAAATAAACTGGGAACAACCGTGCCTACCGGGCATATCCATACCCCAAGAATTCAGGAATATGATAAAGACGTGATAAAAGCGATTGTCGAGCAGATTAAAAAGATGCTGGTAATCGGAGTTACCAATTCATAA
- a CDS encoding S9 family peptidase: MKYLALLAGAFMAGYQPSIDAKNFTAEDLVTLNRVSGATLSPNGSTVAYQLRTTDLKADKALYDIYTVPANGGETVQITQHQAADTTPIWSADGQSIYFLSSRSGSNQLHRYDLKTDNIVQVSDLPVDINTYKLSKDNNYIVFSATVFPECKTLLCSQENFAEAKERKATGKLYHKTFVRHWDKWLDGTQSRLFSAKLSDKGTTGVTPLSHQLDGNVPSNPFGGAEEYTISPDSETVVFTLRIADEKESRSTNFDLYQVSIDGGEITNLTSDNKAWDTQPVFSPDGSKLAWLAMDRPGFEADRLQVHIKDLDSGEVSNVTAEWDRSVSSYAFSHDGKKLFITGNNIGKKSLWSFDIEGREPTLLTEKGYVGAVSVGSDKLIYQYDDLKNPADLYHMDLTTGKSSQITQVNKKAMSDLQLGDYEQFSFKGWNDETVYGYVVQPADFDPEKEYPLAFLIHGGPQGSFGDHFHYRWNPQTYTGQGFVAVMIDFHGSTGYGQEFTDSITGDWGGKPFEDLQKGMSYIEDTYSFIDTENSCALGASYGGYMINWIAGNWPEQFKCLVNHDGIFDNRMMYYATEELWFVEWENGGTYFDVPENYEKFNPVHHVDKWQTPMLVVQGTKDFRVPETQSLGTFTALQRQGIPSQLLVFEDENHWVLKPNNSIQWHHVVNNWLHQWLNEKQ; the protein is encoded by the coding sequence ATGAAATACTTAGCGCTGCTAGCAGGTGCTTTTATGGCTGGATATCAGCCGTCCATTGATGCAAAAAACTTTACCGCCGAGGATCTTGTTACTCTTAATAGAGTAAGTGGCGCCACCCTATCGCCTAACGGCTCAACTGTCGCCTATCAGTTGCGAACCACGGACTTAAAAGCCGATAAAGCCCTTTATGACATTTATACAGTTCCTGCCAACGGTGGAGAGACGGTTCAAATAACACAGCACCAGGCGGCCGATACCACACCAATCTGGTCGGCTGACGGTCAGTCGATATATTTTTTATCAAGCCGAAGTGGTTCTAATCAACTTCACCGCTATGACTTAAAGACAGATAACATTGTCCAGGTATCTGATCTTCCAGTTGATATCAATACTTACAAACTATCAAAGGACAATAACTATATCGTATTCAGCGCAACAGTATTTCCTGAGTGTAAAACACTATTGTGTAGCCAGGAAAACTTCGCAGAGGCAAAGGAACGCAAAGCTACTGGCAAGCTTTACCACAAAACCTTTGTCCGTCATTGGGATAAATGGCTAGATGGTACACAAAGCCGTTTATTTAGCGCCAAGCTATCTGATAAAGGTACAACTGGCGTCACTCCCCTCTCCCATCAGCTCGATGGTAATGTTCCATCCAACCCTTTCGGTGGCGCTGAAGAATATACCATCAGTCCAGATAGTGAGACTGTTGTTTTCACTTTACGTATTGCAGATGAAAAAGAGTCTCGCTCAACTAACTTTGACCTGTATCAGGTTTCAATCGATGGCGGTGAAATAACAAACCTGACATCAGACAATAAGGCCTGGGACACTCAGCCGGTATTTAGTCCTGATGGCAGCAAGCTGGCATGGCTTGCTATGGATCGCCCAGGCTTTGAAGCAGATCGATTACAAGTACACATTAAAGACCTGGATTCTGGTGAAGTTTCTAACGTTACTGCTGAATGGGATCGCTCGGTTTCTTCTTACGCTTTTAGTCATGACGGAAAGAAATTATTCATAACAGGTAATAATATTGGCAAAAAATCATTGTGGTCGTTTGATATTGAAGGTCGTGAACCGACACTCTTAACCGAAAAAGGCTATGTCGGCGCTGTTAGTGTGGGTTCTGACAAGCTGATATATCAGTATGATGACTTAAAGAATCCAGCCGATCTGTACCACATGGACTTAACAACGGGTAAAAGCTCTCAAATTACTCAGGTTAATAAAAAGGCCATGTCTGATTTACAACTTGGCGACTATGAGCAATTCAGCTTTAAAGGTTGGAACGATGAAACTGTTTATGGTTATGTCGTCCAACCGGCAGACTTTGACCCTGAAAAAGAATACCCACTTGCCTTTTTAATTCACGGCGGTCCTCAGGGAAGTTTTGGTGATCATTTCCATTACCGTTGGAATCCTCAGACTTATACTGGGCAGGGCTTTGTTGCGGTCATGATCGACTTCCATGGCTCGACTGGTTACGGTCAGGAGTTCACAGACTCGATTACTGGCGACTGGGGTGGAAAACCATTTGAAGATCTACAGAAGGGTATGTCTTACATAGAAGACACCTACTCTTTCATTGATACTGAAAACAGTTGCGCACTTGGTGCCTCTTATGGCGGTTACATGATTAACTGGATCGCTGGTAACTGGCCGGAACAATTTAAATGCCTGGTAAACCACGACGGCATTTTTGATAACCGCATGATGTACTATGCGACTGAGGAGCTATGGTTTGTTGAATGGGAAAATGGTGGCACCTATTTTGACGTACCTGAAAACTATGAAAAATTTAACCCAGTACATCATGTTGATAAATGGCAAACACCAATGCTGGTGGTTCAAGGGACAAAAGATTTCAGAGTTCCCGAAACCCAATCTCTGGGCACGTTCACTGCTCTACAGCGTCAGGGTATACCAAGCCAACTGTTAGTATTTGAAGATGAGAACCACTGGGTACTCAAACCAAACAACAGCATTCAATGGCACC
- a CDS encoding nitroreductase family protein, with amino-acid sequence MIESIINRVSCGRLEAPAPSEEHLELMFKAALRAPDHKGLKPWEYIVFEGEEALNRFGDYMLQASLKDNPELDEAAQEKLKKKPHRAPMVVVAVAKANNHPKVPHIEEVLSTGAGVQNLILGAYDLGYGAYWRTGSLAFNDHMKAPLGLDYEDTIVGFIYLGTPSVELKTKPIPEVENFVRKG; translated from the coding sequence ATGATCGAGTCTATTATTAACCGTGTTTCATGCGGACGTCTGGAAGCGCCAGCTCCTTCAGAAGAGCATTTAGAGCTGATGTTCAAGGCCGCTTTGAGAGCGCCTGATCATAAAGGGTTGAAGCCTTGGGAGTATATTGTTTTTGAAGGAGAGGAAGCGCTTAATCGTTTTGGCGATTACATGCTTCAGGCGAGCTTAAAAGATAATCCTGAATTAGATGAAGCTGCCCAAGAGAAGTTAAAGAAAAAACCTCACCGAGCGCCGATGGTTGTTGTGGCAGTAGCTAAAGCAAATAACCACCCTAAGGTTCCGCACATCGAAGAAGTGCTGTCTACAGGTGCCGGAGTTCAAAACCTGATATTGGGAGCTTATGACCTTGGTTATGGCGCATACTGGCGTACAGGTAGTTTGGCCTTCAATGACCACATGAAAGCGCCATTAGGACTGGATTACGAGGATACGATCGTTGGTTTTATTTATCTTGGCACTCCATCGGTAGAGCTTAAGACGAAGCCTATTCCTGAGGTTGAGAATTTTGTGAGGAAGGGTTGA
- a CDS encoding GAF domain-containing protein, translated as MFELEPSQIEEYREDKPAYYRLLGAQLEALLGEDTNMVTNMAQVSAFIFQMLPDLNWAGFYLTNPEKFASLILGPYQGKVACVHIPFGRGVCGTAAETRQTQLVRDVDQFEGHIACDAESQSEVVVPLIVDGQVKGVLDIDSPVKGRFDMEDAQGFELLAKVFLDKTNLA; from the coding sequence ATGTTTGAGTTAGAGCCCAGTCAAATTGAAGAATATCGAGAAGATAAGCCTGCTTATTACCGCCTTTTGGGTGCACAACTAGAGGCACTATTGGGGGAGGATACCAATATGGTGACCAATATGGCCCAGGTCTCGGCATTTATATTCCAGATGTTGCCGGATCTCAATTGGGCGGGCTTCTACCTGACTAACCCGGAAAAATTTGCCAGCCTGATATTAGGGCCATATCAGGGGAAAGTCGCCTGTGTGCATATTCCATTTGGTCGAGGTGTCTGCGGTACTGCTGCTGAAACACGCCAGACGCAGTTAGTCAGAGATGTCGATCAATTTGAGGGACACATAGCCTGCGACGCAGAATCTCAAAGCGAGGTTGTGGTTCCCCTGATTGTTGATGGACAGGTAAAAGGAGTACTGGATATCGACAGTCCCGTAAAAGGGCGGTTTGATATGGAAGATGCCCAGGGTTTTGAGTTGCTGGCCAAGGTCTTCCTAGATAAAACCAATTTGGCTTAG
- a CDS encoding CBU_0585 family protein has translation MSTGKKSKKNKTITKSGYKSEITQFLEELDETIHPDSPARQAEKKKYDEINEKRDNPDYEEKTSKIWKGF, from the coding sequence ATGAGCACAGGAAAGAAGTCGAAAAAAAACAAGACCATAACTAAATCTGGTTATAAAAGTGAAATTACCCAATTCCTAGAAGAGCTGGATGAGACCATTCATCCGGACTCCCCTGCCCGCCAAGCTGAAAAAAAGAAATACGACGAGATTAACGAAAAGCGTGACAACCCAGACTACGAAGAAAAAACATCCAAAATTTGGAAGGGCTTTTAA
- the asnS gene encoding asparagine--tRNA ligase — translation MLVTIVDALAGKPGIGEEVTVQGWVRTRRDSKAGLSFINVHDGSCFNPIQAVVDNNIENYNSEVIKLTAGCAVKITGKLVESQGKGQSYEIQATQVEVVGWVEDPDTYPMQPKRHSMEFLRDNAHLRPRTNITGAVTRVRNSIAQAIHRFFHENGFNWIHTPIITASDAEGAGEMFRVSTLDQMNLPKDDKGNIDYSKDFFGSEAFLTVSGQLNVEAYAMAMSKVYTFGPTFRAENSNTSRHLAEFWMVEPEIAFADLHDNADLAEEMMRYVFEAVLNEREDDMAFFQQRVDGECINRLRNVIDNKFERLDYTDVIDILKKSGKKFEFPVEWGIDLQSEHERFIAEEHVGRPTVVMNYPKDIKAFYMRLNDDEKTVAAMDVLAPGIGEIIGGAQREERLDVLDKRIAEMGLPAEHYWWYRDLRRYGTVPHAGFGLGFDRCVSYVTGVANIRDVIPFPRVPNNVKF, via the coding sequence ATGTTAGTAACTATTGTCGATGCCCTTGCGGGGAAACCAGGCATTGGTGAAGAGGTCACCGTCCAAGGGTGGGTTCGCACTCGTCGCGACTCAAAAGCTGGGTTGTCATTCATCAACGTGCATGATGGCAGCTGTTTTAATCCTATCCAAGCCGTAGTCGACAATAATATTGAGAATTATAATTCTGAGGTTATTAAGCTGACTGCTGGCTGCGCCGTAAAAATTACGGGTAAGCTGGTCGAGTCGCAAGGTAAAGGTCAATCTTATGAAATCCAGGCGACTCAGGTTGAAGTCGTTGGCTGGGTTGAGGATCCTGACACTTACCCTATGCAGCCAAAACGTCACAGCATGGAGTTCTTGCGTGACAACGCACACTTGCGTCCAAGAACCAACATTACAGGTGCGGTGACACGTGTACGTAACTCCATAGCACAGGCAATACACCGCTTCTTCCATGAAAACGGTTTTAACTGGATTCATACTCCGATCATTACCGCTTCTGATGCAGAAGGTGCCGGTGAAATGTTCCGTGTCAGTACCCTGGATCAAATGAACCTGCCGAAAGACGACAAAGGCAATATCGATTACAGCAAAGACTTCTTCGGTAGTGAAGCTTTCCTGACGGTATCAGGTCAGCTAAACGTTGAAGCATATGCAATGGCTATGTCTAAGGTTTACACCTTTGGTCCAACGTTCCGAGCAGAGAACTCCAATACCAGCCGTCACCTGGCAGAGTTCTGGATGGTCGAGCCTGAAATTGCATTTGCAGATTTACACGATAACGCCGATTTAGCGGAAGAGATGATGCGCTATGTGTTTGAAGCCGTATTAAACGAGCGTGAAGACGATATGGCCTTCTTCCAGCAGCGTGTCGATGGTGAATGTATCAACCGCCTACGTAACGTTATCGATAACAAGTTTGAACGCCTGGATTACACCGACGTTATTGATATCCTGAAAAAGTCGGGTAAGAAATTCGAGTTCCCTGTCGAATGGGGTATCGATTTACAATCTGAACACGAGCGCTTCATCGCAGAAGAGCATGTCGGCCGTCCGACCGTAGTCATGAACTACCCGAAAGACATTAAAGCCTTCTACATGCGCTTGAATGACGATGAGAAAACCGTTGCCGCAATGGACGTACTGGCACCGGGTATCGGCGAAATCATTGGTGGCGCACAGCGTGAAGAGCGACTGGATGTTCTGGACAAGCGAATTGCAGAAATGGGATTACCGGCTGAACATTACTGGTGGTACCGCGACCTGCGTCGCTACGGTACGGTTCCACACGCAGGTTTTGGTCTAGGCTTCGATCGTTGCGTGTCCTACGTAACAGGCGTAGCGAATATTCGTGATGTCATTCCATTCCCTCGAGTACCGAATAACGTTAAGTTCTAA